A genomic segment from Torulaspora delbrueckii CBS 1146 chromosome 3, complete genome encodes:
- the MET18 gene encoding Met18p (similar to Saccharomyces cerevisiae MET18 (YIL128W); ancestral locus Anc_2.233) has translation MDGLIVSEDLGTAIISFIANVDINDKKADQIASNLSESVIRKRIKLLELVVALKEHLLADEASQRRKALYCLSSVLTKLPEDQLLKNEVSVIFSFYLSKLEDTELSKEAYSGLSSLAKMKYISLDNTKDLVKHLSQNYKPSSFLAPVRFFALQCMSNIYVRNESKLISDLAFADGYVKCFLHVANGEKDPRNLLISFKLNRRISSTLKNISKFKEELFDVLFCYFPITFKPPKNDPYKISNSDLKLELRLAISATPEFAEDAFGNLIDKLTASSFNVKNDTLLTLKACIDNFGGESLLKNWLPLWNALKFEIIHNNEGGETTISNAESGSPDVNNYQAALDVIKSCALQLSVFDVGAFDNFFSHVFEELKPNFVYDKDLRQSCSILAAIGSANTVTFDKVIENTLPLFLKSSSKTAKLKLVMMNLSFFLDSYIVVFNDDNTLHAQARSTNKLAGFQDEILMILGKALTGTSKVETTVRTLSVIQFTKLVKMRDYLNRDEMALIIQYLTETILTDTNKNIYYACLEGLKTIGDLQEDLLYEMSLKKLLQLLPSDSKDKMFLREDEPIEKENILKVILDFTNSKHRLVKESIIGLSAKLKIVASHKGTSDYCFLLASSLYTLLANNATLIRDTDASAIKEATEAPLLDMMTNTTAVTMEDHILTLLSNVLFFIELKTPLDTHQQQLVRFTELFDKDLQIFEKPNRGVLPFVKILGALNKECDFKESTSFFEKTVRLLKKNSLSMSELERLGYLELLMVLVNKWLKESTVEEFSNWNDTSAVNLEVLTWIGKGLIMKNSPMGVKFQRGLIKELGREDVGVFAAKLFEVFVIDITPMNRYKGISWNCNTKLLYKQKFFSEMFPQLVDLYKNSADLSTKSNYLTGLSLILKQIPKTIIEPYMGNLLPLLLQALELPTADVKVSALSTLKDTAEKFHQLVTEHVQTLYTTLLKLITPGKHNNVQVRLLALELLLILSSVVPLNYSLPYKIDIIRALEPVLDDNRRIVRKQCVITRQAFFELGQVPFEQ, from the coding sequence ATGGATGGCTTAATAGTATCAGAGGATTTGGGGACAGCGATTATCTCATTCATTGCTAATGTGGACATCAATGATAAAAAGGCCGATCAAATAGCGTCGAACTTGAGTGAGAGTGTTATAAGAAAGCGCATCAAGCTTTTGGAGCTTGTTGTCGCCCTGAAAGAGCATTTGCTAGCCGATGaagcttctcaaagaaggaaagcACTTTATTGCTTGTCAAGCGTTCTGACTAAGCTACCGGAGGACCAATTGCTTAAGAACGAAGTATCTGTGATCTTCTCATTTTATCTGTCAAAGCTCGAAGATACAGAGCTCAGTAAAGAGGCTTACTCTGGACTGTCATCATTGGCAAAGATGAAGTACATCTCATTAGACAACACCAAAGACCTCGTCAAACACCTGAGTCAGAATTATAAACCCAGCTCATTTTTGGCACCGGTTAGATTCTTTGCTCTTCAATGCATGTCAAATATTTACGTGAGGAATGAATCGAAGTTGATTTCAGATCTGGCTTTCGCAGACGGTTATGTCAAGTGTTTCCTCCATGTTGCCAATGGCGAGAAAGATCCTCGTAACCTACTAATATCGTTCAAATTGAATCGTAgaatatcatcaacactGAAGAACATCAGCAAGTTTAAAGAGGAGCTTTTTGATGTATTATTTTGTTATTTTCCCATTACTTTCAAGCCACCTAAGAATGATCCATATAAAATTTCGAACTCTGACCTTAAGCTGGAACTCAGGCTCGCTATATCTGCGACGCCTGAATTTGCCGAGGATGCATTTGGTAACCTGATCGATAAACTTACGGcatcttctttcaatgtGAAGAATGACACACTGCTGACTCTAAAGGCATGTATCGACAACTTTGGAGGAGAATCGTTACTCAAGAACTGGCTTCCTTTGTGGAATGCACTCAAATTCGAAATCATACATAATAACGAAGGTGGAGAGACTACAATATCAAATGCAGAAAGTGGATCCCCAGACGTTAACAACTATCAAGCGGCGCTGGATGTTATAAAATCTTGCGCTTTACAACTGAGCGTATTCGATGTGGGGGCATTTgacaacttcttctcaCACGTTTTCGAGGAATTGAAGCCCAACTTCGTCTATGATAAGGATCTACGTCAAAGCTGTAGCATACTGGCAGCGATAGGGAGTGCCAACACGGTTACATTTGATAAAGTCATTGAAAACACATTGCCtttatttttgaagagtAGTTCTAAAACTGCTAAACTGAAGTTGGTCATGATGAACTTGTCATTTTTCCTCGATTCTTACATCGTTGTTTTCAATGATGACAACACGCTACATGCGCAAGCCAGGAGCACGAATAAGCTAGCAGGATTCCAAGACgaaattttgatgattctaGGTAAAGCTTTGACTGGTACCTCCAAGGTCGAGACCACGGTACGGACGTTGTCAGTTATCCAATTCAcaaaattggtcaaaatgAGAGATTATTTGAACAGAGATGAGATGGCTTTAATTATTCAATATCTCACGGAAACCATACTCACAGACACTAACAAGAACATTTACTATGCATGCCTAGAGGGACTGAAAACCATTGGCGACCTCCAAGAGGATTTACTTTACGagatgtctttgaagaaattgcttCAGCTTCTACCATCTGATTCAAAGGATAAAATGTTTCTCAGAGAAGATGAGCCCATTGAAAAGGAGAATATTTTGAAGGTCATATTAGATTTCACTAACTCAAAGCACCGACTGGTCAAAGAGAGTATTATCGGCCTTTCTGCCAAATTAAAAATTGTTGCGTCACACAAGGGTACCAGCGATTACTGCTTTTTACTGGCTTCATCGCTTTACACTTTACTAGCTAACAATGCGACACTTATTAGAGACACTGATGCGTCGgccatcaaagaagccaCTGAGGCTCCGCTACTCGATATGATGACTAATACTACGGCGGTAACAATGGAAGATCATATCCTGACGCTTTTATCTAATgtccttttcttcatcgaacTAAAAACGCCTTTAGACACCcatcaacaacaattaGTGAGATTCACAGAGCTCTTCGACAAGGACCTacagatttttgaaaagccCAACCGTGGTGTGTTGCCGTTTGTCAAAATCTTAGGTGCTTTGAATAAAGAATGTGATTTCAAGGAATCAACCTCATTTTTTGAGAAAACAGTGCGCCtactcaagaagaacagcCTATCAATGTCTGAATTAGAAAGGTTAGGTTACCTTGAATTGCTTATGGTCTTAGTTAACAAATGGCTGAAAGAATCGactgttgaagaattttccAACTGGAATGACACTTCCGCCGTTAATCTGGAAGTTCTTACATGGATTGGCAAAGGCCTCATCATGAAAAACTCACCGATGGGTGTCAAGTTTCAACGTGGGTTGATTAAGGAACTAGGGAGAGAAGATGTGGGAGTTTTCGCAGCCAAGCTTTTTGAGGTGTTCGTCATAGATATAACGCCAATGAACAGATATAAGGGTATTTCATGGAACTGCAACACAAAATTGCTTTACAAACAAAAGTTCTTTAGCGAGATGTTCCCTCAACTGGTAGATCTTTACAAGAACAGCGCCGACCTGTCGACAAAATCCAACTACTTGACCGGCCTCTCTTTGATTCTAAAGCAAATTCCAAAAACGATTATTGAACCTTATATGGGCAATTTATTGCCACTATTGCTACAAGCACTGGAATTGCCAACCGCAGATGTCAAAGTATCGGCGCTGagtactttgaaagataccgctgaaaaatttcatcaactgGTAACAGAGCACGTCCAAACCTTATACACTACATTGCTGAAGCTGATAACACCGGGCAAACACAATAACGTCCAGGTAAGGCTTCTAGCTTTGGAGCTTTTACTGATTTTATCAAGTGTAGTTCCACTGAATTACAGTTTACCTTACAAGATAGATATCATCAGGGCTCTTGAACCAGTTCTGGATGACAATAGACGTATTGTGAGAAAGCAATGTGTTATCACAAGACAGGCATTTTTTGAGCTCGGCCAAGTGCCATTTGAACAGTAA
- the RRT14 gene encoding Rrt14p (similar to Saccharomyces cerevisiae YIL127C; ancestral locus Anc_2.234), protein MSSSSKHAELQANIAVNSLLSTLLPGAKKISSGIDGRRPKSSTKVRGSKAQLIDRNLKKIVELQERDVESLKKRQRKMKKRAVRANKVENDKIQQLAKLSVLERHKKVGTLTVKEQKYLNKLVNRNVRTARSLDLEEEDKEALRELQQKIISQNSGVESAKRSKKRRKTVKKFKEDIHPTVSDRRYPGLTPGLAPVGLSDEEDSSDED, encoded by the coding sequence ATGTCTTCCAGTTCAAAACACGCAGAATTACAGGCTAATATTGCAGTGAACAGTCTGCTGAGCACCTTACTTCCCGGTGCTAAAAAGATTTCAAGCGGTATTGATGGCAGGCGGCCGAAGAGCTCCACAAAGGTAAGAGGTTCTAAAGCACAACTTATAGATCgtaatttgaaaaaaattgtcGAGTTACAGGAGCGTGATGtggaaagtttgaagaaacgtcagagaaagatgaagaagcgGGCAGTGAGGGCCAATAAGGTGGAAAACGATAAAATACAACAACTTGCCAAGCTTAGCGTTCTGGAAAGGCATAAGAAAGTCGGTACGTTGACAGTGAAAGAGCAAAAGTACCTCAACAAGTTGGTGAACAGGAACGTCAGGACGGCTAGGTCGTTGGATttggaggaagaagataaagaagCGCTGCGAGAATTGCAACAGAAGATTATTAGTCAAAATTCTGGAGTAGAAAGTGCAAAGAGAAGTAAAAAGAGGCGGAAGACGGTtaagaaattcaaagaagatattcACCCAACGGTTAGTGACCGTAGGTATCCTGGATTGACCCCGGGTTTGGCGCCCGTTGGTCtcagtgatgaagaagatagtAGTGATGAGGATTAG